One Idiomarina loihiensis L2TR genomic window carries:
- a CDS encoding S46 family peptidase codes for MKKLLIALSVVSCFAAADEGMWMPKQLPEIADKLKAAGLTIDPNDISKLTEFPAAAIVSLGGCSASFVSPEGLVATNHHCAYNSIAHNSTPENDLLANGFLAKGLDAEVPAAPGSRIFVTKAVDDVTNKVIDAKVTELTGKARLDAIEDNQKALVAECEEDEGHRCTVAAYYGSLEYYLIKQLEIKDVRLVHAPASGVGKFGGDTDNWMWPRHTGDYSFLRAYVSPEGESADYSEDNVPYKPDYHLTIASEGLEEGDFVMALGYPGRTNRHRLPSEVKETFEWSYPKTVEQFQDSLDIIARETADDKDAELKYASRVAGLNNYLKNRQGMLDSFANSDLLERKQQEHKELTEWVNSDRTKKALYADGLNTIDTLLQQRHKKSRADYQLNNATPRLLSVARAVHRLAQEGTKPDAERKAGYQERDVPRFQSYLAGMDRNFDAKVEKALDLHNLSSYMAQPKSERDAAFDKAMGLRDGMSNDELSALIDGWYESTSLLDRDNRMALLEFDPEQFEQSEDPFVKAAVALYPSDLEDEKKSEELSGKIQQAYADYMRAKIAFMQSKGEAVYPDANSTLRITYGNVAGRDHGTEDGNAWAPFTTLRGVTEKATGEGEFNAPEEQLKAIEAGDFGPYEKVDLNSVPVNYLATLDITGGNSGSAVLNHKGEFVGLAFDGTLDSIISDWDFNLENTRSIQVDTRYMLWQMQYVDHADNVLRELGVSTSQ; via the coding sequence ATGAAAAAGTTATTGATTGCTTTGTCTGTAGTCAGCTGTTTTGCGGCAGCCGACGAAGGTATGTGGATGCCCAAACAGTTACCGGAAATTGCCGATAAGCTGAAGGCGGCAGGTCTGACTATTGACCCTAATGATATTTCTAAATTAACTGAGTTCCCCGCTGCTGCCATTGTTAGCCTGGGCGGATGTTCGGCCTCGTTTGTGTCACCAGAAGGCTTAGTAGCAACGAACCATCATTGCGCTTACAACAGCATTGCTCATAACTCTACACCAGAGAACGACTTGCTCGCTAATGGCTTTTTAGCCAAGGGTTTAGATGCAGAAGTGCCTGCGGCACCGGGCAGCCGCATTTTTGTGACCAAAGCGGTCGATGACGTCACTAATAAGGTGATTGATGCCAAGGTAACCGAGTTAACGGGCAAAGCGCGTCTGGACGCAATAGAAGATAATCAGAAAGCTTTGGTAGCAGAGTGTGAAGAGGACGAAGGGCATCGTTGCACGGTAGCTGCATACTACGGCAGCCTCGAGTATTACCTTATTAAGCAACTGGAAATTAAGGATGTTCGCTTAGTCCACGCACCGGCAAGCGGTGTGGGCAAATTTGGCGGCGACACCGATAACTGGATGTGGCCACGTCACACTGGCGACTACAGCTTTTTACGCGCTTATGTCAGCCCGGAAGGTGAATCAGCGGATTACAGTGAAGACAACGTACCTTATAAACCGGATTACCACTTAACGATAGCCAGTGAAGGCCTGGAAGAAGGTGACTTTGTTATGGCCCTGGGTTATCCGGGCCGCACGAACCGCCACCGGCTGCCGTCTGAAGTAAAAGAAACCTTTGAATGGAGCTATCCTAAAACAGTTGAACAGTTTCAGGATTCACTGGACATTATTGCCCGGGAAACAGCCGACGATAAAGATGCGGAGCTCAAATACGCCAGCCGTGTTGCCGGCCTGAACAATTACCTGAAAAACCGTCAGGGTATGCTGGACAGCTTTGCGAACAGCGACTTGCTGGAACGTAAGCAACAGGAACATAAAGAGCTGACTGAGTGGGTAAACAGCGACCGCACGAAAAAAGCGTTGTATGCCGATGGGCTTAATACCATTGATACGTTGCTACAGCAGCGCCATAAGAAAAGTCGTGCTGATTACCAGCTAAATAATGCAACGCCGCGTTTGCTTTCTGTTGCGCGCGCTGTGCACCGTTTGGCTCAGGAAGGCACCAAACCAGACGCCGAACGCAAAGCTGGTTATCAGGAGCGTGATGTTCCGCGCTTCCAGTCATACCTGGCCGGTATGGACAGAAATTTTGACGCTAAGGTTGAGAAGGCATTAGATCTGCACAATCTGAGCAGCTACATGGCACAGCCTAAGTCAGAGCGCGATGCCGCTTTCGATAAAGCTATGGGTCTGCGTGATGGCATGAGCAACGACGAGTTAAGCGCGTTAATTGATGGTTGGTATGAAAGCACTAGTTTACTTGACCGAGATAACCGTATGGCGTTGTTGGAATTTGACCCGGAACAGTTTGAGCAAAGCGAAGATCCGTTCGTTAAAGCCGCTGTCGCACTTTATCCTTCCGATTTAGAAGATGAGAAAAAGAGCGAAGAGCTTTCCGGTAAAATTCAGCAAGCCTACGCTGACTACATGCGCGCAAAAATTGCCTTTATGCAAAGTAAAGGAGAGGCGGTGTACCCTGATGCGAACAGCACGCTGAGAATTACTTACGGTAACGTTGCAGGCCGCGACCATGGTACCGAAGACGGTAATGCCTGGGCACCTTTTACTACCTTGCGTGGTGTAACAGAAAAAGCCACTGGTGAAGGGGAGTTTAATGCGCCGGAAGAACAACTGAAGGCGATTGAAGCGGGTGACTTCGGTCCTTATGAGAAAGTGGATTTAAATTCTGTACCTGTGAACTACCTGGCGACTTTGGATATTACCGGTGGTAATTCAGGTTCTGCGGTTCTGAACCATAAAGGCGAGTTCGTCGGCCTAGCTTTTGACGGCACGCTGGATTCCATTATTTCCGATTGGGATTTCAACCTGGAGAACACCCGTTCTATTCAGGTGGATACTCGCTATATGCTGTGGCAAATGCAGTATGTTGATCACGCAGATAACGTATTGCGTGAGTTAGGTGTCAGTACAAGCCAGTAG